One window of bacterium genomic DNA carries:
- a CDS encoding ribosome recycling factor — KKLEKDGDIGQDESRSLADQVQKATDSAVSDIDGIVAVKEQEIMQV; from the coding sequence AAGAAGCTGGAGAAGGATGGCGACATCGGCCAGGACGAGAGCCGCTCGCTCGCCGACCAGGTGCAGAAGGCGACCGACAGCGCCGTCAGCGACATTGACGGCATTGTCGCCGTCAAGGAACAGGAAATAATGCAGGTGTAG